Proteins encoded in a region of the Geobacillus genomosp. 3 genome:
- a CDS encoding 1,4-dihydroxy-2-naphthoate polyprenyltransferase has translation MQPSTHIDHRPPARRDWRVFWRLTRPHTLTAAFVPVCVGTVLALGETAVRFSLFAAMLVASLLIQAATNMFNEYYDYKRGLDSPESVGIGGAIVRDGLEPRTVLALAFSCFGAAMLIGVYICMQSSWWLAVIGIVCMAAGYFYTGGPVPIAYTPFGELAAGFFMGFMIILISFFVQTGHVSAKAALVAVPVAILVGAILLANNIRDLDGDREKGRKTLAILVGRGWAIRVLAMMFAVSFLWIVALVLFGTVPFWTLLALLSAPKAVAAARGFIGKTKPAEMMPAMKATAQTNTQFGFLLAIGLLVGQWL, from the coding sequence ATGCAACCATCTACACATATCGACCATCGGCCGCCGGCCCGCCGCGACTGGCGCGTCTTTTGGCGGCTGACACGGCCGCATACGCTGACGGCGGCGTTTGTGCCGGTATGCGTCGGCACAGTGTTGGCGCTTGGCGAAACGGCGGTCCGCTTCTCGCTCTTTGCGGCGATGCTGGTCGCTTCGCTGCTCATTCAGGCTGCGACGAACATGTTTAACGAATATTACGACTACAAGCGCGGCCTCGATTCGCCGGAATCGGTCGGCATCGGCGGCGCCATCGTCCGCGATGGCCTCGAACCGAGAACCGTGTTGGCGCTGGCGTTCAGCTGTTTTGGGGCGGCGATGCTGATCGGCGTTTACATTTGCATGCAAAGCAGTTGGTGGCTTGCGGTCATCGGGATCGTTTGTATGGCGGCCGGCTACTTTTACACCGGCGGGCCCGTTCCGATCGCCTACACGCCGTTCGGCGAGCTTGCCGCCGGGTTTTTCATGGGATTTATGATCATCCTGATTTCATTTTTCGTCCAAACGGGCCATGTGAGCGCGAAAGCGGCATTGGTGGCGGTTCCGGTCGCCATTTTAGTCGGCGCCATTTTGCTCGCCAATAATATCCGCGATCTCGACGGCGACCGTGAAAAAGGAAGAAAAACGCTCGCCATTTTAGTCGGGCGCGGCTGGGCGATTCGCGTGCTCGCCATGATGTTTGCCGTCTCGTTTCTTTGGATTGTGGCGCTCGTTTTGTTTGGCACCGTGCCGTTTTGGACGCTGCTTGCCCTGCTGAGCGCGCCAAAAGCGGTGGCAGCGGCGCGCGGATTTATCGGCAAAACGAAACCGGCCGAGATGATGCCGGCGATGAAAGCAACCGCCCAAACGAATACACAGTTTGGCTTTTTGCTCGCCATCGGCTTGCTTGTCGGCCAATGGCTGTAA
- a CDS encoding yteA family sporulation protein → MLTNEQLAAFRSTLLEMKRDIEERLTQNDHFGMTRSHAHDGVGELASYDNHPADEATELYEREKDLALDDHTEREFHEIERALKAIDEGTYGICRTCGQPIPYERLEALPTTLYCREHSPDQTVSQKRPLEEGVLMPPFGKFDFDDRDESVAYDAEDAWQEVARYGSSDTPSDLGKNVDYYGEVYAESEENVGYVEDLENFAAVDLYGNDVHVYPTRKHEWLENILDDEGIMSNIGDLPAYEKDPYTVKGSHRRYDERPTQQSFGERNP, encoded by the coding sequence ATGTTGACGAACGAACAACTCGCCGCCTTCCGCTCCACATTGCTCGAGATGAAGCGGGACATTGAAGAACGGCTGACACAAAACGACCATTTCGGCATGACGCGCAGCCACGCCCATGATGGGGTCGGCGAACTGGCCAGTTACGACAACCACCCCGCCGATGAGGCGACCGAACTGTATGAGCGGGAAAAAGATTTGGCGTTGGATGACCATACGGAGCGCGAATTTCACGAGATTGAACGGGCGCTTAAAGCCATTGACGAAGGCACGTACGGGATTTGCCGCACATGCGGCCAGCCGATTCCGTACGAGCGGCTCGAGGCGCTGCCGACGACGCTTTATTGCCGGGAACACAGCCCGGACCAAACCGTTTCGCAAAAACGTCCACTCGAAGAAGGGGTGCTCATGCCGCCGTTTGGCAAATTCGATTTTGACGACCGCGACGAATCGGTCGCCTATGACGCCGAGGACGCCTGGCAGGAAGTCGCCCGCTACGGCTCATCGGACACACCTTCCGATCTTGGCAAAAATGTTGACTATTACGGGGAAGTGTACGCTGAATCGGAAGAGAACGTCGGCTATGTTGAAGACTTGGAAAATTTCGCGGCGGTCGACTTGTATGGGAACGATGTGCACGTCTACCCGACGCGGAAGCACGAATGGCTCGAAAACATCTTAGATGATGAGGGCATCATGTCCAACATCGGTGACTTGCCGGCGTATGAAAAAGACCCGTATACGGTAAAAGGAAGCCACCGCCGCTACGATGAACGCCCGACCCAACAAAGCTTCGGAGAACGCAATCCGTAA
- a CDS encoding glycogen/starch/alpha-glucan phosphorylase, translated as MFADKETFKRAFVTKLETLCGKQFEESTTRDHYYVLGHMVREHISRHWIATNERNRAQRRKQVYYLSIEFLLGRLLGSNLLNLGVRPVVEEGLRELGIRLEDVEECEADAGLGNGGLGRLAACFLDSLATLNLPGHGQGIRYKHGLFDQKIVDGYQVELPEQWLRHGNVWEVRKEELAVEVRFWGRVEVSEQNGRLLFRHVDSENVMAVPYDMPVVGYGTDTVNTLRLWSAEPAKTFPLHKDVMQYKRETEAISEFLYPDDTHDEGKILRLKQQYFLVAASLGSIVQAHRRQHGDLRRLHEYVAIHVNDTHPVLAIPELMRILLDEEGMSWEEAWHITTHTVAYTNHTTLSEALEKWPIHLFRPLLPRIYMIVEEINERFCRELWERYPGDWGRIEQMAIIAHGMVKMAHLAIAGSHSVNGVAKLHTDILKQREMRLFYEWAPHKFNNKTNGVTHRRWLLKANPELSALITDTIGPRWIHEPEMLMELAPHASDPAFQGALAAVKRQRKAKLAARIYEKTGILVDESSIFDVQVKRLHAYKRQLLNVLHIMHLYNRLKEDSHFSIYPHTFIFGAKASPGYYYAKRIIKLIHAVAEKVNNDKRVHDQLKVIFLENYRVSLAEEIIPAADVSEQISTASKEASGTGNMKFMMNGALTLGTLDGANVEIAEAVGNENMFLFGLTAEEVLNYYEHGGYRAHEYYHHDKRIKQVVDQLVNGFFPDAGDYFEPIYDSLLTQNDEYFVLRDFAAYAEAHERVEDAYRDPARWWRMSAVNIAHSGYFASDRTIAEYAVDIWGISPSM; from the coding sequence TTGTTTGCGGATAAAGAAACGTTTAAACGCGCGTTTGTGACAAAGCTCGAAACGTTGTGCGGCAAACAGTTCGAGGAGTCGACGACGCGTGACCATTACTATGTGCTCGGCCATATGGTGCGTGAGCATATCAGCCGTCATTGGATCGCGACAAATGAGCGCAATCGGGCGCAAAGGCGGAAGCAAGTGTATTATTTGTCGATTGAGTTTTTATTGGGCCGCCTGCTCGGCAGCAACTTGTTAAACCTCGGTGTCCGTCCGGTCGTCGAGGAAGGGCTGCGCGAGCTCGGCATCCGGCTTGAAGACGTCGAGGAATGCGAGGCGGACGCCGGGCTTGGCAATGGCGGGCTTGGGCGGCTTGCCGCCTGTTTTTTGGATTCGCTTGCGACATTGAATTTGCCGGGGCACGGACAAGGCATCCGCTACAAACACGGGCTGTTTGACCAAAAGATTGTCGACGGCTATCAAGTTGAACTGCCGGAGCAATGGCTGCGCCACGGAAACGTGTGGGAAGTCCGCAAAGAAGAGCTGGCGGTCGAAGTCCGGTTTTGGGGACGGGTCGAGGTGTCGGAGCAAAACGGCCGCCTTCTGTTCCGCCATGTTGACAGCGAAAACGTGATGGCGGTGCCGTACGATATGCCGGTTGTCGGCTACGGAACGGACACGGTCAATACGCTCCGGCTTTGGAGCGCCGAACCGGCGAAGACGTTCCCGCTTCATAAAGATGTCATGCAATACAAACGGGAAACGGAAGCCATTTCCGAATTTTTATACCCGGACGATACACATGACGAGGGAAAAATTTTGCGGCTCAAGCAGCAATATTTTCTCGTCGCCGCCAGCCTCGGCAGCATCGTCCAAGCCCATCGCCGCCAACACGGGGATTTGCGCCGGCTTCATGAGTATGTCGCCATTCATGTCAATGACACGCACCCGGTGCTCGCCATCCCGGAATTGATGCGCATTTTGCTCGATGAAGAAGGGATGAGCTGGGAAGAGGCGTGGCACATTACAACCCATACGGTCGCGTATACGAACCATACGACGTTGTCAGAAGCGCTCGAGAAATGGCCGATCCACTTGTTCCGGCCGCTCTTGCCGCGCATTTATATGATCGTCGAGGAGATCAACGAACGGTTTTGCCGCGAGCTGTGGGAACGCTACCCCGGCGATTGGGGGCGGATTGAACAAATGGCCATCATCGCCCACGGGATGGTGAAAATGGCGCATCTCGCCATCGCCGGCAGCCATAGCGTCAACGGGGTGGCAAAGCTGCATACCGACATTTTGAAACAGCGGGAAATGCGCCTGTTTTACGAATGGGCGCCGCATAAATTTAACAATAAAACGAACGGCGTGACGCACCGGCGTTGGCTGTTAAAAGCCAACCCCGAGCTGTCGGCGTTGATTACGGACACGATCGGCCCGCGCTGGATTCATGAGCCGGAAATGCTGATGGAGCTGGCGCCGCATGCTTCCGATCCGGCGTTTCAAGGGGCGCTCGCCGCCGTGAAGCGGCAGCGCAAAGCGAAGCTCGCCGCCCGCATTTACGAAAAGACGGGCATTCTTGTAGATGAATCATCGATTTTCGACGTGCAAGTGAAGCGGCTGCACGCCTACAAACGGCAGCTGTTGAACGTGCTGCACATCATGCATTTGTACAATCGGCTGAAAGAGGATTCGCACTTCTCGATTTACCCGCACACGTTTATCTTCGGGGCGAAAGCGTCGCCGGGCTACTATTACGCCAAGCGGATCATTAAGCTCATCCATGCGGTCGCCGAGAAGGTGAACAACGATAAACGAGTCCATGACCAGCTGAAAGTCATTTTTTTGGAAAACTACCGCGTGTCGCTCGCCGAAGAGATCATCCCGGCCGCCGATGTGAGCGAGCAAATTTCCACCGCCAGCAAAGAAGCATCCGGCACCGGCAATATGAAGTTTATGATGAACGGGGCCCTTACGCTCGGCACCCTTGATGGGGCGAACGTTGAAATCGCCGAGGCGGTCGGGAACGAAAACATGTTTTTGTTCGGGCTGACGGCCGAGGAAGTGCTCAACTACTATGAGCACGGCGGCTACCGGGCGCATGAATATTACCATCACGACAAGCGGATCAAGCAAGTCGTCGACCAGCTTGTCAACGGCTTTTTCCCGGATGCCGGCGATTACTTTGAACCGATTTACGATTCGCTTTTGACGCAAAACGATGAATATTTTGTGCTGCGCGACTTTGCCGCCTACGCCGAAGCGCACGAACGGGTGGAAGACGCCTATCGCGATCCGGCGCGCTGGTGGCGGATGAGCGCCGTCAACATCGCCCACTCCGGCTACTTTGCCAGCGACCGGACGATCGCCGAGTATGCGGTGGACATTTGGGGCATTTCACCGTCGATGTAA
- the glgA gene encoding glycogen synthase GlgA: MNVLFAVSECAPFAKSGGLADVAGALPKELRRLGVDARVMLPKYETIAPEWKEKMNKVAEFIVPVGWRRQYVGVEELEHDGVIYYFIDNEYYFKRPQLYGHYDDGERFSYFCQAVLEALPEIPFQPDVLHCHDWHTGMVPFLLREQYRHDPFYADMRTVFTIHNLQFQGLFPRGILEDLLNLDDRYFTVDHLEFYGSVSFMKGALVASDLITTVSPTYKEEIQTAYYGERLDGLLRARRDDLRGILNGIDDEFYNPETDPFLAATYDVHTRERKQRNKRALQRQFGLPERDDVPVVAMVTRMTAQKGLDLVTCVFHDLMQENMQLVALGTGDWRFEQFFSQMAAAYPDKVGVYIGFHEPLAHQIYAGADLFLMPSLFEPCGLSQMIALRYGTIPIVRETGGLNDTVQSYNEITGEGNGFSFTNFNAHDMLYTIRRALSFYRRPSVWGRLVERAMRGDYSWRRSAREYKQAYAQLIKKEEQTFVCG, translated from the coding sequence ATGAACGTGCTCTTTGCCGTTTCCGAATGCGCTCCGTTCGCCAAATCGGGTGGACTGGCCGATGTCGCCGGCGCGCTGCCGAAAGAGCTGCGCCGGCTCGGCGTTGATGCCCGCGTGATGTTGCCGAAATATGAAACGATCGCCCCTGAATGGAAAGAGAAGATGAACAAAGTGGCGGAGTTCATCGTGCCGGTCGGGTGGCGCCGCCAATATGTCGGCGTGGAAGAGCTCGAGCACGACGGGGTCATCTATTACTTCATCGACAATGAATATTACTTCAAACGGCCGCAGCTGTACGGCCATTATGACGATGGCGAGCGGTTTTCCTATTTTTGCCAGGCGGTGCTCGAGGCGCTGCCGGAAATCCCATTTCAGCCCGATGTCCTCCACTGCCATGACTGGCACACGGGCATGGTGCCGTTTTTGCTGCGGGAACAATACCGGCATGATCCGTTTTACGCCGATATGCGCACCGTCTTTACGATTCACAACTTGCAGTTTCAAGGGCTGTTTCCGCGCGGCATTTTAGAAGATTTATTGAATTTGGATGACCGCTATTTCACCGTCGACCATCTTGAGTTTTACGGCAGCGTCAGCTTTATGAAAGGGGCGCTTGTCGCGTCCGATTTGATCACAACGGTGAGCCCGACGTACAAAGAGGAGATTCAAACCGCCTATTACGGCGAGCGGTTGGACGGCTTGCTGCGGGCGCGGCGCGACGATTTGCGCGGCATTTTAAACGGCATTGACGACGAGTTTTACAATCCGGAAACCGATCCGTTTTTGGCGGCGACGTATGACGTACATACGCGGGAGCGAAAACAGCGCAACAAGCGCGCCTTGCAGCGGCAGTTTGGCCTCCCGGAGCGGGACGATGTGCCGGTCGTGGCGATGGTGACAAGAATGACGGCGCAAAAGGGGCTCGATTTGGTGACGTGCGTCTTTCATGACCTCATGCAGGAAAACATGCAGCTCGTCGCGCTCGGCACCGGGGATTGGCGGTTTGAACAGTTTTTCTCGCAAATGGCGGCGGCGTATCCCGACAAGGTCGGAGTGTATATCGGTTTTCATGAACCGCTCGCCCACCAAATCTACGCCGGGGCCGATCTGTTTTTAATGCCGTCGCTGTTTGAGCCGTGCGGACTAAGCCAAATGATCGCCCTAAGGTATGGCACGATCCCGATCGTCCGGGAGACCGGGGGATTAAACGATACGGTGCAGTCATACAATGAGATAACAGGAGAAGGGAATGGGTTCAGTTTTACTAATTTTAACGCCCATGACATGCTGTATACGATCCGTCGGGCACTGTCGTTTTACCGCCGGCCATCCGTTTGGGGACGGCTCGTAGAGCGGGCGATGCGCGGCGATTACAGCTGGCGCCGGTCGGCAAGAGAATACAAACAGGCCTATGCACAGCTGATCAAAAAGGAGGAACAAACGTTTGTTTGCGGATAA
- a CDS encoding sugar phosphate nucleotidyltransferase — translation MNNKTMLGVIDATMYMEALSPLIEQRSIAAVPFAGRYRLIDFVLSSMVNSGIESVAIFPKYQYRSLMDHLGSGKNWDLNRKRDGLFFFPSPDLLFSGERRVGAFAHFEQHIDYFLRSRQKYTVIANGYTVCNIDFAAVLERHIERGCDVTEIRHRGRPLEMYLLETSLLLDLIADYKHRGYYSIVDVVRDYHHSLSICDYEYTGYAAVIDSVEQYFRSSMELLNRNVWEQLFPPERPIYTKVKDEPPTKYGREGNVKRSMIANGCVIEGTVENSVLFRSVKIGKGAVVKNSIIMQKCQIGDGCVLDGVIIDKDAKVEPGVVLKGTAEQPFIVRKGTVQGEVISR, via the coding sequence ATGAACAACAAGACGATGTTAGGCGTCATTGATGCCACGATGTATATGGAGGCGCTCTCCCCGCTTATTGAGCAGCGGTCGATCGCCGCCGTGCCGTTTGCCGGCCGGTATCGGCTCATTGACTTTGTGCTCTCGAGCATGGTCAACTCCGGCATCGAAAGTGTCGCGATTTTCCCGAAATATCAATACCGGTCGCTCATGGACCATTTGGGATCAGGGAAAAATTGGGATTTAAACCGGAAGCGGGACGGGCTGTTTTTCTTCCCGTCGCCGGATTTATTGTTTTCCGGCGAGCGCCGGGTCGGGGCGTTCGCCCACTTTGAGCAGCACATCGACTATTTTTTGCGAAGCCGGCAAAAATATACGGTCATCGCGAACGGCTATACGGTATGCAACATCGACTTTGCGGCGGTGCTCGAGCGTCATATCGAGCGCGGCTGCGACGTGACGGAAATTCGTCACCGCGGACGGCCGCTTGAGATGTATTTGTTGGAAACGTCGCTGCTGCTTGACTTGATCGCCGATTACAAACACCGCGGTTACTATAGCATTGTCGATGTCGTCCGCGATTACCACCATTCGCTGTCGATTTGCGATTATGAATATACGGGATATGCGGCGGTCATCGATTCGGTCGAACAATATTTCCGTTCGAGCATGGAACTGTTGAACCGGAACGTCTGGGAACAGCTCTTCCCCCCGGAGCGGCCGATCTATACGAAAGTGAAAGACGAGCCGCCGACGAAATACGGGCGGGAAGGGAACGTGAAGCGCTCGATGATTGCCAACGGCTGCGTGATCGAAGGGACGGTCGAAAACAGCGTCTTGTTTCGCTCCGTCAAAATCGGCAAAGGAGCGGTCGTGAAAAACAGCATTATTATGCAAAAATGCCAAATCGGCGACGGCTGTGTCCTTGATGGCGTCATTATCGATAAAGACGCCAAGGTCGAACCGGGCGTTGTTTTAAAAGGAACAGCGGAACAGCCGTTTATCGTCCGCAAAGGAACGGTGCAAGGTGAGGTGATCAGCCGATGA
- a CDS encoding glucose-1-phosphate adenylyltransferase — MKKTCIAMLLAGGQGSRLRSLTKNIAKPAVPFGGKYRIIDFTLSNCTNSGIDTVGVLTQYQPLLLHSYIGIGSAWDLDRRNGGVTVLPPYSVSSGVKWYEGTANAIYQNMNYIEQYDPDYVLVLSGDHIYKMDYQHMLDYHIAKRADVTISVIEVPWDEASRFGIMNTDEEMKIVEFAEKPAEPKSNLASMGIYIFNWPLLKQYLKIDNADPHSSHDFGKDIIPLLLRENKRLFAYPFQGYWKDVGTVKSLWEANMDLLDEDNELDLFDRSWRIYSVNPNQPPQYIASEAEVADSLVNEGCVVEGTVERSVLFQGVRIGKGAVVKEAVIMPGAEVSAGAYVERAIVTPDCVIPPHASIGPDEDGEVVLVTAEWLAQWNHEETARKDEA, encoded by the coding sequence ATGAAGAAGACGTGCATCGCCATGTTATTGGCCGGCGGGCAAGGAAGCCGGCTTCGCTCGCTGACGAAAAACATCGCGAAACCGGCCGTGCCGTTCGGCGGGAAGTATCGGATCATTGATTTTACGTTGAGCAACTGCACGAATTCCGGCATCGATACGGTCGGGGTGCTGACGCAATACCAGCCGCTCCTTCTTCACTCGTACATCGGCATCGGAAGCGCGTGGGATTTGGACCGGCGAAACGGCGGGGTCACCGTCCTGCCGCCGTATTCCGTCTCGTCCGGCGTGAAATGGTATGAAGGGACCGCGAACGCGATTTATCAAAATATGAATTATATCGAACAGTACGACCCGGACTACGTGCTCGTGCTGTCCGGCGACCATATTTACAAAATGGACTACCAGCACATGCTTGACTATCATATCGCCAAGCGGGCCGATGTGACGATTTCCGTCATTGAAGTGCCATGGGATGAAGCGAGCCGGTTTGGCATTATGAATACGGATGAGGAGATGAAAATTGTCGAGTTTGCCGAAAAACCGGCGGAGCCGAAGAGCAATTTGGCGTCGATGGGCATTTATATTTTCAATTGGCCGCTGTTGAAACAATACTTGAAAATCGACAACGCCGACCCGCATTCGTCGCACGATTTCGGCAAAGACATCATTCCGCTTCTGCTCCGTGAGAACAAGCGGCTGTTTGCCTATCCGTTTCAAGGCTATTGGAAAGATGTCGGCACGGTAAAAAGTTTGTGGGAAGCGAACATGGACTTGCTGGATGAAGACAATGAGCTCGACTTGTTCGACCGCTCATGGCGCATTTATTCTGTCAACCCGAACCAGCCGCCGCAATACATCGCGTCGGAGGCGGAAGTGGCCGATTCGCTTGTGAATGAAGGATGCGTTGTCGAAGGGACGGTCGAGCGCTCGGTGCTGTTTCAAGGTGTCCGCATCGGCAAAGGAGCGGTCGTGAAAGAAGCGGTCATTATGCCGGGGGCGGAAGTCAGCGCAGGAGCATATGTCGAACGGGCGATCGTCACGCCGGATTGCGTCATCCCGCCGCATGCCTCGATTGGCCCGGACGAGGACGGCGAGGTGGTGCTCGTGACCGCCGAATGGCTTGCACAATGGAATCATGAGGAAACCGCGAGGAAGGATGAAGCGTGA
- the glgB gene encoding 1,4-alpha-glucan branching enzyme, which produces MRYGLIAANPTDLEVYLFHEGSLYKSYELFGAHVIDEGGRAATRFCVWAPHARDVRLVGSFNGWDGTKFRLTKVNDEGVWTIVVPENLEGHLYKYEIVTPDGRVLLKADPYAFYSELRPHTASIVYDLQGYQWNDQSWQRKKRRKRIYEQPMVIYELHFGSWKKKDGHVYTYREMADELIPYVLEHGFTHIELLPLVEHPLDRSWGYQGTGYYAATSRYGTPHDLMHFIDRCHQAGLGVIVDWVPGHFCKDAHGLYMFDGAPTYEYANEKDRENYVWGTANFDLGKPEVRSFLISNALFWLEYYHVDGFRVDAVANMLYWPNNDRLYENPYAVEFLRKLNETVFAHDPNVLMIAEDSTDWPRVTAPTYEGGLGFNYKWNMGWMNDMLKYMETPPHERKHVHNQVTFSLLYTYSENFILPFSHDEVVHGKKSLLNKMPGAYDEKFAQLRLLYGYMMAHPGKKLLFMGNEFAQFDEWKFEEELDWVLFDFDLHRKMNEYMKQLIACYKRYKPFYELDHDPQGFEWIDVHNAEQSIFSFIRRGKKDDDVLIIVCNFTNQAYDDYKVGVPLFTPYREVLNSDAVDFGGLGHVNSKRLPAFNEPFHGKPYHVRMTIPPFGISVLRPVQKRGERKQNEEDVHRHVIGRRARKPASLADEKHRETGRAVRREVSDH; this is translated from the coding sequence ATGCGATACGGTTTGATTGCGGCGAATCCGACGGATTTGGAAGTGTATTTGTTTCATGAAGGCAGCTTGTATAAAAGCTACGAACTGTTTGGCGCCCATGTGATCGATGAGGGCGGAAGAGCCGCCACTCGCTTTTGCGTCTGGGCGCCGCACGCGCGCGATGTGCGCCTGGTCGGCAGCTTCAACGGCTGGGACGGGACGAAATTCCGCCTCACCAAAGTGAACGATGAAGGAGTATGGACGATCGTTGTCCCGGAAAACTTGGAAGGGCATTTATACAAGTATGAGATCGTCACGCCGGATGGACGTGTGTTGTTGAAAGCAGACCCGTACGCCTTTTACTCCGAATTGCGTCCTCATACCGCCTCGATTGTCTACGATCTGCAAGGATACCAGTGGAACGATCAGTCTTGGCAGCGGAAGAAGCGGCGGAAGCGGATTTATGAGCAACCGATGGTCATTTATGAGCTCCATTTCGGTTCGTGGAAGAAAAAGGATGGTCATGTTTATACGTACCGCGAGATGGCCGATGAACTCATTCCGTATGTGCTCGAGCATGGGTTTACGCATATCGAGCTGCTTCCGCTTGTTGAGCACCCGCTCGACCGTTCGTGGGGCTATCAAGGGACCGGGTATTACGCGGCGACGAGCCGTTATGGCACCCCGCACGATCTCATGCATTTCATCGACCGCTGCCATCAAGCGGGACTTGGGGTCATCGTCGATTGGGTGCCGGGGCATTTTTGCAAGGACGCCCACGGGCTGTACATGTTTGACGGCGCCCCGACGTATGAATATGCGAACGAAAAAGACCGCGAAAATTACGTCTGGGGGACGGCCAATTTTGACTTGGGCAAGCCGGAAGTGCGCAGCTTTCTCATCTCCAATGCGTTGTTTTGGCTTGAGTATTACCACGTCGATGGATTCCGCGTCGATGCGGTCGCGAACATGCTGTATTGGCCGAACAACGACCGGTTGTATGAAAATCCGTATGCGGTCGAGTTTTTGCGCAAGTTAAACGAGACGGTGTTTGCCCACGACCCGAACGTGCTCATGATTGCCGAAGACTCGACCGACTGGCCGCGGGTGACGGCGCCGACGTATGAAGGGGGGCTTGGCTTTAACTATAAGTGGAACATGGGCTGGATGAACGACATGTTGAAGTACATGGAAACGCCGCCGCATGAGCGGAAGCATGTGCACAACCAGGTGACGTTTTCCCTCCTTTATACGTATTCAGAAAATTTCATTTTGCCGTTTTCCCACGATGAAGTCGTGCACGGCAAAAAGTCGCTGCTCAACAAAATGCCGGGGGCGTATGACGAGAAGTTCGCCCAGCTGCGGCTGCTGTACGGCTACATGATGGCCCATCCCGGGAAAAAGCTGTTGTTTATGGGCAACGAATTTGCCCAATTTGACGAATGGAAGTTTGAAGAAGAGCTCGATTGGGTGTTGTTCGACTTTGACTTGCACCGGAAGATGAACGAGTATATGAAACAGCTCATCGCCTGCTATAAGCGGTATAAGCCGTTTTACGAACTCGACCATGACCCGCAAGGATTTGAATGGATTGACGTCCATAATGCCGAACAAAGCATTTTCTCGTTCATCCGCCGCGGGAAAAAAGACGATGACGTGTTGATCATTGTTTGCAATTTCACAAATCAGGCGTATGATGACTACAAAGTCGGCGTGCCGCTTTTCACGCCGTATCGGGAAGTGCTGAACAGCGATGCGGTGGACTTTGGCGGATTAGGGCATGTCAATTCGAAGCGGCTTCCGGCGTTCAATGAACCGTTTCACGGAAAGCCGTACCATGTGCGCATGACGATTCCGCCATTTGGCATTTCAGTGTTACGGCCAGTGCAAAAACGAGGGGAGAGAAAGCAAAATGAAGAAGACGTGCATCGCCATGTTATTGGCCGGCGGGCAAGGAAGCCGGCTTCGCTCGCTGACGAAAAACATCGCGAAACCGGCCGTGCCGTTCGGCGGGAAGTATCGGATCATTGA
- a CDS encoding cation diffusion facilitator family transporter, giving the protein MSPVSYDFHHLPHVKAQRQSKKALWITLALTVFFTVVEIIGGVVSNSLALLSDSAHMASDVLALSLSMVALYMATRPPNRRFTFGFLRFEIITSFLNGLTLAVIAVWILWEGIERFLHPEPIQFRLMLGIAAIGLVVNLVLTIVLSRSTKEEDNLNVQSALWHFIGDLISSIGVIVSALLIYFTGWTIFDPLISLVIAAIIFTGGAKIMRESYLILMEAVPEQFDLEQIRADIRNIEGVEDVHDMHLWAISTDHYSLSAHVFIAEHIQPLCVILAVNEMLKEKYGIEHATIQVEHAMLHDHGTYGKAFLEKKKQPQ; this is encoded by the coding sequence ATGTCTCCTGTATCGTACGATTTCCATCATCTTCCACACGTGAAGGCGCAACGCCAATCGAAAAAAGCGCTTTGGATTACATTGGCGCTGACTGTTTTTTTCACTGTTGTCGAAATCATCGGCGGGGTGGTCTCGAACTCGCTCGCCTTATTGTCCGATTCGGCCCATATGGCGTCTGACGTGCTGGCGCTCAGCCTGAGCATGGTCGCCCTCTATATGGCGACACGCCCGCCGAACCGCCGCTTTACGTTCGGCTTTTTGCGGTTTGAAATCATTACATCGTTTTTGAACGGCCTCACCTTGGCGGTGATTGCAGTCTGGATCTTATGGGAAGGGATCGAGCGGTTTCTTCATCCCGAACCGATCCAATTCCGCCTTATGCTCGGAATCGCGGCGATCGGCCTTGTCGTCAACCTCGTCTTGACCATCGTTTTAAGCCGGAGCACAAAAGAAGAAGACAACTTAAACGTTCAAAGCGCCCTTTGGCATTTCATCGGCGACTTGATCAGCTCGATCGGCGTCATCGTATCCGCCCTGCTCATTTACTTCACCGGCTGGACGATCTTTGACCCGCTCATCAGTTTAGTGATCGCCGCCATCATTTTCACAGGCGGGGCGAAAATTATGCGCGAGTCGTACTTGATCTTAATGGAGGCCGTCCCGGAACAGTTCGACCTCGAACAAATCCGCGCCGACATCCGGAACATCGAAGGGGTCGAGGACGTGCATGACATGCATTTATGGGCCATCTCGACCGATCATTACTCGCTGTCCGCCCACGTGTTCATTGCCGAACACATCCAGCCGCTTTGCGTCATCTTGGCGGTCAATGAAATGCTGAAGGAAAAATACGGCATTGAGCATGCCACGATCCAAGTCGAACACGCCATGCTTCACGACCACGGAACCTATGGGAAGGCGTTTTTGGAGAAAAAAAAGCAGCCGCAATGA